In Streptantibioticus cattleyicolor NRRL 8057 = DSM 46488, a genomic segment contains:
- a CDS encoding (deoxy)nucleoside triphosphate pyrophosphohydrolase, whose product MTMTRVVVGAAVVRGGRLLAARRSAPAELAGRWELPGGKVEAGETPRQALVRELREELGVEAEPLARVPGEWPVGSGLVLRVWTARLLSGEPTALEDHDRLCWVTPQEAGALDWLDQDRPAVDHVVRELSG is encoded by the coding sequence ATGACGATGACGCGTGTGGTGGTGGGGGCGGCCGTGGTGCGGGGCGGGAGGTTGCTGGCGGCACGGCGGAGTGCGCCGGCGGAGTTGGCGGGGCGGTGGGAGTTGCCCGGGGGGAAGGTGGAGGCGGGGGAGACGCCGCGGCAGGCGCTCGTGCGGGAGTTGCGGGAGGAGCTGGGGGTCGAGGCGGAGCCGCTGGCGCGGGTGCCGGGGGAGTGGCCGGTGGGTTCCGGACTGGTGCTGCGGGTGTGGACCGCCCGGCTGCTCTCCGGCGAGCCGACCGCCCTGGAGGACCACGACCGGCTGTGCTGGGTCACCCCCCAGGAGGCCGGCGCGCTGGACTGGCTCGACCAGGACCGTCCCGCCGTCGACCACGTGGTGCGGGAGCTGTCCGGCTGA
- a CDS encoding RpiB/LacA/LacB family sugar-phosphate isomerase translates to MRIAVSSDMDEPVARVLVYELRKRGHDGDGHGALRGAGPEGAGRPDWAWSAESAAREVAEGRADSAVVCRWTGTGNKVPGVRAALCADARTAEGARRWNDANVLAQSLRLTSEPLLKEILDVWFAAVPDPDARTAANLAHLRELDGDA, encoded by the coding sequence ATGCGGATCGCCGTTTCCTCGGACATGGATGAACCGGTCGCCCGGGTGCTCGTCTACGAGCTGCGCAAGCGCGGCCACGACGGCGACGGCCACGGGGCGCTGCGTGGCGCGGGCCCCGAGGGCGCCGGCCGGCCGGACTGGGCCTGGTCCGCCGAGTCCGCCGCCCGTGAGGTCGCCGAGGGCCGCGCCGATTCCGCCGTCGTCTGCCGCTGGACGGGCACCGGGAACAAGGTGCCAGGCGTCCGCGCCGCCCTGTGCGCCGACGCCCGCACCGCCGAGGGCGCCCGCCGGTGGAACGACGCCAACGTCCTGGCGCAGAGCCTGCGGCTGACCTCCGAGCCGCTGCTCAAGGAGATCCTCGACGTCTGGTTCGCCGCCGTGCCCGACCCCGACGCCCGGACCGCCGCCAACCTCGCCCACCTGCGCGAACTGGACGGTGACGCCTGA
- a CDS encoding SPOR domain-containing protein has product MEELRWAVIRQDDHGNRYRVGRYATREEAERITARFAPRGGGDHYLIEPIDPRQAT; this is encoded by the coding sequence ATGGAGGAACTGCGCTGGGCCGTCATACGCCAGGACGACCACGGCAACCGCTACCGCGTCGGCCGCTACGCCACCCGTGAGGAGGCCGAACGCATCACCGCCCGCTTCGCCCCCCGAGGCGGCGGCGACCACTACCTGATCGAGCCGATAGACCCCCGCCAAGCGACCTGA